One Manihot esculenta cultivar AM560-2 chromosome 18, M.esculenta_v8, whole genome shotgun sequence genomic window carries:
- the LOC110606733 gene encoding xylulose kinase 2 — MENLTLPHDSLFLGFDSSTQSLKATVLDSNLNIVKSDLVHFDSDLPHYKTKDGVYRDPSDNGRIVSPTLMWVEALDLILQRLLKSGIDFGKIAAVSGSGQQHGSVYWKKGSSAILSSLDSSKPLVDQLSNAFSIKESPIWMDSSTTTQCREIEKAVGGALELSRLTGSRAYERFTGPQIRKIFQSQPEAYNATERVSLVSSFMASLFIGAYACIDHTDGSGMNLMDIKQKVWSEIALEATAPGLKEKLGKLAPAYDVAGHIASYFVERYKFNKDCLVVQWSGDNPNSLAGLTVSVPGDLAISLGTSDTVFGIAIDPQPRLEGHVFPNPVDTEGYMVMLCYKNGSLTREDIRNRCAEKSWVVFNKLVEQTPPLNDGKLGFYYKDHEILPPLPVGFHRYKLHNFTGDSLEGVNVQEMQEFDPASEVRAVIEGQFLSMRAHAERFGMPIPPKRIIATGGASANLSILNLVASIFGCDVYTVQRPDSASLGAALRAAHGWMCSKKGSFVPIASLYKDKLEMSALNCKLSISAWSQELTSKYALLMKKRIEIENQLVQKLGRC, encoded by the exons ATGGAGAATTTAACTCTTCCTCATGACTCCCTATTTCTTGGATTCGACAGCTCTACTCA GTCCTTGAAGGCAACTGTTCTGGACTCCAATCTCAATATTGTCAAATCAGACCTAGTTCATTTTGACTCCGATTTGCCCCATTATAAGACCAAAGATGGAGTCTATAGAGATCCCTCTGATAATGGCAGAATTGTTTCACCCACCTTGATGTGGGTGGAAGCTCTTGATCTCATTCTACAGAGGCTCTTGAAATCCGGTATTGATTTTGGGAAAATTGCTGCTGTTTCTGGTAGCGGACAGCAACACGGTAGTGTTTATTGGAAGAAAGGAAGTTCTGCAATATTATCATCGTTAGACTCCAGTAAGCCATTGGTGGATCAATTAAGCAATGCATTTTCGATCAAGGAATCGCCTATATGGATGGATAGTAGCACCACTACGCAATGTAGGGAGATAGAGAAAGCTGTTGGTGGAGCATTGGAGCTCTCCAGACTTACTGGCTCACGAGCTTATGAAAGATTCACTGGACCACAGATCAGGAAGATCTTTCAGTCACAGCCTGAAGCTTATAATGCTACAGAGAGGGTTTCTCTTGTTAGCTCTTTTATGGCATCCCTTTTTATTGGAGCATATGCTTGCATTGATCACACTGATGGTTCTGGGATGAATTTGATGGATATAAAGCAGAAAGTCTGGTCTGAAATAGCTTTAGAG GCCACAGCACCAGGGTTGAAGGAAAAACTTGGAAAATTAGCCCCTGCCTATGATGTTGCAGGTCATATTGCTTCCTATTTTGTAGAGAG GTATAAATTTAATAAGGATTGTTTGGTTGTTCAGTGGTCTGGGGACAATCCCAACAGTTTAGCAG GTTTAACAGTTAGCGTTCCTGGGGATCTGGCAATTAGCCTGGGCACAAGTGATACT GTTTTTGGGATTGCTATTGATCCCCAACCTAGATTAGAAGGGCATGTTTTCCCTAATCCTGTGGATACAGAAGGTTACATGGTAATGTTATGCTACAAAAATGGGTCTCTGACTCGTGAAG ATATTCGTAATCGATGTGCTGAGAAATCTTGGGTAGTCTTCAACAAGCTTGTGGAGCAAACTCCACCTCTTAACG ATGGCAAGCTTGGTTTCTACTATAAGGACCATGaaattcttcctcctcttccaG TTGGCTTCCATCGCTACAAACTCCACAATTTTACTGGTGACAGTCTAGAGGGAGTGAATGTACAAGAGATGCAGGAATTTGATCCTGCTTCCGAG GTCCGAGCAGTGATTGAAGGCCAGTTCCTCTCAATGCGAGCTCATGCCGAAAGATTTGGCATGCCCATCCCTCCAAAACGAATAATAGCCACCGGTGGAGCATCAGCAAACCTTAGCATCTTGAATTTGGTGGCATCAATATTTGGCTGTGATGTCTACACTGTTCAAAGACCTG ATTCTGCGTCATTAGGAGCTGCTCTGAGAGCTGCTCATGGTTGGATGTGCAGTAAAAAGGGTAGCTTTGTGCCAATTGCATCCTTATACAAGGACAAGCTGGAGATGTCAGCTCTCAACTGCAAGCTTTCAATTAGTGCTTGGAGTCAAGAACTGACTTCTAAATATGCCTTATTGATGAAGAAGAGAATAGAAATAGAAAATCAGCTTGTCCAAAAGCTGGGACGCTGCTGA